Proteins found in one Aspergillus chevalieri M1 DNA, chromosome 2, nearly complete sequence genomic segment:
- a CDS encoding uncharacterized protein (COG:L;~EggNog:ENOG410Q09C;~InterPro:IPR021109,IPR000477,IPR000953,IPR036397, IPR023780,IPR012337,IPR041373,IPR043502,IPR041588, IPR001584,IPR016197,IPR043128;~PFAM:PF17917,PF09337,PF17919,PF00078,PF00385, PF17921,PF00665;~go_function: GO:0003676 - nucleic acid binding [Evidence IEA];~go_process: GO:0015074 - DNA integration [Evidence IEA]), whose protein sequence is MILPITLSRHEKELTSYAMLDTGAEGKRFVDKEWAQDHGLKLLPLKRPIRLETFDGQEAESGPITHYVQMHMRINDHQEKRACFLVTQLAHYPVVLGLPWLKIHDPRIGFAEHTVLFDSKYCQEHCNVPTRPAKIRALHDIPRKTRPKHLPARPEGLEHQDIAAISLSACSAYARKNYRMFTVTVKDIEAALNPTPDEEDPTTKLPPEFQDFADVFSPKEAERLPPHRPYDHDIKLQEGKVPPFGPLYPMSREELKALKEWIEENLKKGFIRPSSSPAASPVLFVKKPGGGLRFCVDYRALNAITVKDRYPLPLTKETLNNLKGMKYFTKIDIISAFNNLRIKKGLEYLTAFRTRLGLFESLVMPFGLTGAPASFQRFMNDTLRDYLDVFCTAYLDDILIYSKTREEHIRHVRLVLEKLRDAGLFAKLSKCEFAVPETKFLGIIVGRDGLRMDPDKVKTIVDWETPTCVTDVQAFIGFANFYRRFIKDFSKIITPLVNLTKKGIQFKWDTTCELSFNALKKAFTTAPVLRPFDWNKEVILETDASDYVSAGVLSQYDDNGVLHPVAFFSKKHSATECNYEIYDKELLAIIRCFEEWRPELEGTPSPIKVITDHRNLEYFMTTKLLNRRQARWSEFLSRFNFKIIYRPGKQGAKPDALTRRSEDLPKEGDERLLHQSQTVLKKENLEPAPDNSPVTLNATTRARDHSAESSVENPPRIPAQTRRVRFADETNHDVPEPPQDIKNLLDNAYSVDETVLSILEALDKDATRHPQITLADCQRRGKYLFYRNRLYVPDNGELKAELLRQCHDKPAIGHPGRSKTYELLSREYYWPGMYQYVEQWTQNCHTCRRIKPSREARQGILRPLPVPERSWQDISMDFVTHLPPSRGYDAILVVVDRLTKMKHFIPCKGTCNAEEVARLYAYNVWKLHGLPQTIVSDRGPQFVAQFWKHLTRRLQITNLLSTAYHPETDGQTERTNAVLEQYLRAYVSYLQDDWSEWLPLAEFAANSARSESTHVSPFFANYGFHPRMGFEPVLPTNRPARDAEEFACRMELITEFVRTAITSAQARQEEQANRKRQPARRYQVGQYVWLDSRNIRTLRPQKKLDWKNLGPFRIVEIVNPHAYKLDLPASMRMHPVFNVSLLRPAAGNPVPGQRQEPPPPVEVDGLEEWQVEDILDSRWERRGRGGPRLKYTVKWTGYDDPTEEPAAYLEHAQEVIANYHRRYPHKPGPGLNGARP, encoded by the coding sequence atgattctgcctATAACTCTGTCCCGACATGAGAAGGAACTGACGAGCTACGCCAtgcttgacactggtgcTGAAGGGAAGAGATTTGTTGATAAGGAATGGGCCCAAGACCACGGCCTCAAGTTACTGCCACTGAAAAGACCAATCCGCCTGGAGACTTTCGACGGCCAAGAAGCTGAGAGTGGGCCAATCACCCACTATGTCCAGATGCACATGAGAATCAATGATCACCAAGAGAAAAGAGCTTGTTTTCTGGTCACACAGCTAGCGCATTACCCTGTTGTGTTAGGACTCCCCTGGCTAAAGATCCACGATCCCCGAATCGGTTTCGCTGAACATACCGTCCTGTTTGACAGCAAGtactgccaggaacactgcaaTGTACCCACAAGACCTGCAAAAATACGAGCTTTACATGATATTCCGCGAAAGACCCGCCCAAAGCACCTGCCTGCCCGACCTGAAGGCCTGGAACACCAAGACATTGCTGCTATATCCCTGTCTGCCTGCTCTGCTTATGCGCGGAAGAATTACCGCATGTTTACCGTCACTGTCAAGGATATCGAAGCTGCTCTGAATCCCACACCtgacgaagaagacccaACAACTAAACTGCCACCTGAATTCCAAGACTTTGCTGATGTATTCTCACCCAAGGAGGCTGAGCGCCTGCCGCCCCACCGCCCCTACGACCACGACATCAAGCTGCAGGAGGGGAAAGTGCCCCcatttgggcccttgtaTCCGATGTCCCGGGAAGAATTGAAGGCCCTGAAAGAATGGATTGAGGAAAACCTGAAGAAAGGATTTATTCGAcccagctcatcacctgctgcATCCCCTGTTCTATTTGTCAAAAAGCCAGGAGGAGGTCTTcgattctgtgttgactatcgtgccctgaacgccattactgTGAAAGATCGCTATCCGCTACCgttgaccaaggagaccctgAATAACCTGAAAGGGATGAAATATTTCACGAAGATCGACATAATTTCCGCCTTTAACAACCTGAGAATCAAGAAAGGACTCGAATACTTGACTGCCTTCCGTACACGACTAGGCCTATTTGAATCCCTTGTGATGCCCTTTGGCCTGACTGGCGCACCTGCTTCATTCCAGCGATTCATGAATGACACCCTGCGAGACTACCTGGATGTCTTCTGCACTGCCTATTTGGATGACATCCTGATTTATAGTAAGACCCGTGAGGAGCACATTCGCCACGTCCGCCTGGTTCTTGAGAAATTGCGAGATGCAGGCCTCTTTGCCAAATTGTCCAAGTGTGAATTTGCGGTGCCTGAGACTAAGTTCCTGGGTATTATTGTCGGCCGAGATGGACTACGCATGGATCCTGACAAGGTGAAGACTATTGTTGACTGGGAGACCCCAACTTGTGTGACTGATGTCCAAGCATTCATTGGCTTTGCGAACTTTTACCGGAGGTTTATCAAAGATTTCTCAAAGATTATTACGCCCCTAGTGAACCTGACAAAGAAAGGCATCCAGTTTAAATGGGACACTACCTGCGAACTAAGCTTCAATGCCCTGAAAAAGGCCTTCACTACTGCGCCTGTTCTCAGACCGTTTGACTGGAATAAAGAAGTCATCCTAGAAACTGATGCATCTGACTATGTCTCTGCTGGGGTCCTGTCCCAATATGACGACAATGGTGTCTTGCACCCTgtggccttcttctccaagaaGCACTCAGCAACTGAATGCAATTATGAGATTTATGATAAGGAACTACTGGCTATCATCCGCTGTTTCGAGGAATGGCGCCCTGAGCTGGAAGGAACCCCATCTCCCATCAAAGTTATCACTGATCACCGGAAcctggaatacttcatgacaaCTAAGCTCCTGAACCGCCGACAAGCCCGCTGGTCTGAGTTCCTGTCCCGATttaacttcaagatcatttATCGCCCAGGCAAACAAGGAGCGAAGCCTGACGCCCTGACCAGGAGGTCAGAGGATCTCCCTAAAGAGGGGGATGAGCGCCTGCTacaccaaagccagactgtcctgaagaaagagaaccttGAGCCTGCACCTGACAATTCACCTGTCACCCTGAATGCCACCACTAGAGCCCGAGACCATTCTGCTGAAAGCTCTGTTGAGAACCCACCCAGAATACCTGCTCAAACCAGGAGAGTCAGATTCGCTGATGAGACCAATCATGATGTGCCAGAGCCACcacaagatatcaagaatctGCTGGATAATGCGTATTCCGTTGATGAAACAGTACTGTCAATTCTGGAAGCCCTAGATAAGGACGCCACACGACACCCTCAGATCACCCTAGCTGActgccagagaagaggcaaaTACCTCTTCTATCGAAATCGTCTTTATGTTCCAGATAATGGAGAGCTAAAAGCCGAGCTATTGAGACAATGCCATGACAAGCCAGCCATAGGACACCCTGGCCGATCCAAAACTTATGAGCTCCTGTCCCGGGAATACTACTGGCCTGGAATGTACCAGTATGTTGAACAATGGACCCAGAATTGCCACACATGCCGCCGCATCAAGCCATCCAGAGAAGCCCGTCAAGGCATCCTGCGCCCTCTGCCTGTCCCTGAAAGATCCTGGCAAGATATTAGCATGGACTTCGTCACACATCTACCTCCAAGCCGTGGGTACGATGCGATCCTGGTTGTAGTGGACCGACTGACAAAGATGAAACACTTCATTCCGTGCAAAGGAACCTGCAATGCCGAAGAAGTGGCCCGCCTGTATGCCTACAATGTCTGGAAACTCCATGGCCTGCCGCAAACTATTGTATCAGATCGAGGACCACAATTTGTTGCCCAGTTCTGGAAACACCTGACACGCCGCCTGCAAATCACGAACCTGCtgtcaactgcctaccatcCTGAGACTGACGGCCAGACTGAGAGGACCAATGCCGTTCTGGAACAATATCTCCGCGCCTATGTATCCTACCTACAAGATGACTGGTCTGAATGGCTACCGCTAGCTGAGTTTGCTGCTAACTCTGCTCGCTCTGAGTCTACCCATGTTTCCCCATTTTTCGCGAACTATGGATTTCACCCACGAATGGGATTTGAACCTGTTCTGCCTACCAACCGTCCTGCCAGAGATGCTGAAGAGTTTGCCTGTCGAATGGAATTAATCACTGAGTTTGTTCGTACCGCGATCACATCCGCCCAGGCCCGTCAGGAGGAACAGGCCAATCGGAAGAGGCAGCCTGCCCGTCGCTATCAAGTCGGCCAGTATGTATGGCTAGATTCCCGCAATATCCGGACCCTGCGCCCACAGAAGAAGCTAGATTGGAAGAACCTGGGACCATTCCGCATTGTTGAGATTGTTAACCCGCATGCTTATAAGCTCGACCTGCCTGCTAGTATGAGGATGCATCCTGTGTTCAACGTTAGCTTGCTCCGCCCTGCTGCTGGAAACCCTGTCCCAGGCCAGAGACAAGAACCGCCGCCACCTGTTGAAGTGGATGGACTTGAAGAATGGCAAGTTGAGGATATCTTGGATTCCCGCTGGGAAAGGAGAGGTCGCGGGGGACCTCGTCTGAAGTATACAGTCAAATGGACCGGATATGATGACCCTACTGAAGAGCCGGCCGCATATCTGGAACACGCTCAGGAAGTCATCGCGAACTACCACCGCCGGTATCCCCATAAGCCTGGGCCTGGCCTCAACGGAGCTCggccttga